Sequence from the Camelus bactrianus isolate YW-2024 breed Bactrian camel chromosome 21, ASM4877302v1, whole genome shotgun sequence genome:
CCTATGAGGTCACTCAGGCAGACACTGAGAGGATCTCCCATCCGTGTACACGTCTGCCCCCAACATGGCGCAACCTGAGGGCAGGGCGTGGGGCCCTGAGCCCCTAGAAGGCTGGGGCCCCTCCGCTCCTCCCCTGCTCACACGCCCTCCCTCAGCTCCGGTCTTCACTCTCCTCACCACTCCCTAGCTTGGCCCCGTGGCCAAAGGCTCACACACACTGTCTTCCCCACAAAGCTCTCATCAGTCTGTGAATCAGAGGGCGGGAGGCAGATCTGGCAGATATTGGCCCCTGGAAACCCATAAGACCGGTGTGACTTCCTCCAGCTGGGTCTGCTGCCCTGGGACTGACTGTCACGGGTTGGGGAGAGGCAGATTCCTCCCATGTGAGGTCAGCAGCCGAGTGCGAGGCATGTGTGCCCGGTACGAGGATGCTCGGTTAGTTCTCTGCGGGGGGAGCGGGATGGCAGGGGGCGGGGTGGAGGAAGCGTTCCCCGCCCCTGAAGACAGCACCTCCCTCGGCTGAGGAGGGGATGTTGCGAGGCGCCTGGGGAACGGAGGGGGCGTGAACAGAGGCAGGAGGCCTTCCATCCGTCTTTACACACGAGGCCCCAGGAGCATGGCAAAATCGCACATAAATAGATCTCcccgggggctgggagggaggggactgtCAGGACAACCATGGGGCAGTCGGAATGCTTCTCAGAATTATTAGTCTTTGTCTTCATATTATTCTAATATTTGTTTTCTGCATGGGTTGTGAGGAAGAGAGTTCAAATGAAGTCCCTAAAATAAACTATCCACCAATCATTAAAAGGAAGGCCAGTCACAGCCGGGCTtgttcacatgcacacacaggcgCAACGCTGAGGCGCTCGGCAGTCGCTCCCTCCGGGTTCCTGCATTCCTTCAGCGCGGATTTATCGGGCGCGGATTGCATTCAGTGGCTGCGGCAGGTGCTGGGGACAGAGTGGAAAACACACCAGGGAAAACTCTGGCCTTACGGAGCTTTGCTTTCCTGTGGGAGGGGtggaaaataaacaagtgaacacAGCAGATAAAAGATCCTTTAACTGCCACTAGCGAAATGCAGCGGGGCCGCGGGGAGGCTCTCTGGCGGGCCCCCGCGTTCACGGTCAGGCCGAAGGACACGAAGTGTCAGGGGCCCGGGCAGCCCCGAGCCCCGAGGTGGGGGGCACCGGCCTCATCCAAGGGTCTGTGAAACCGTGGCAATGAGTTTAGATTTCACTCCAGGAGCGTGGGGTCACCGTCAGCACTGAGCGGGGACAAGTTCCAGTCCTCACTCTGAAAGACTGCTTAAGCTATTTTTTGGAGAGTAGTTCAGAGACGGCAATGGATGACTCACTTGTATGGATCTTTATACCTTCATGCATTTCCCCCAAACATTATACAGAACATTTGTTCTATCATCATAAAAAGCAATCCTTATTATTTCATGCATTATATCCTTAGTGCCTGTTTCCTTGCCTAGAGTTGTCCGTGACTTGGAGTTTTTGGAGCATGATTCTTGGGAACTTCTGTAACTACAGCCTTCAGCGCAGGGCCTGGGTAGCCCCTGGTACCCAGCAGCAGACCCTGACAAGCTTCTATGTGACCATATTGGGCTAAAGTCAGCCTCAACCCTCCCCTTCCCAGGACAGAGTTTATTTCCATGCAGAATGGAGTTATAGAAATGCCTTGAGAGCAGATGGGTTGTGGGCTAGTAGCCAAGAGAATcccccagcagccccaccccTTCAGGGAAAGTGATTCCTCCGCCTTTCCACCCCATCTCCAGGCTGGACATCCCAGACAGACGCATGACTCTCTATTCGGTGCCCTTGGAAACGAACCCTACAGCCTAATAATGAGGATAAACCCATTTTACAGGGGGACAAATTGAGATCTGGAGAGAAAACTTGACTGAGATCACAGAACAAGAGGAAAAGGGGACCAGGTTCCTGAGATGCCCCCTTTACCTCCCAGTGCCCAGGTCGTGAGAACCACAGGAGTGACTGAACCCCCAAGCCCTCTGGCCGGGCAGGAGCTGTGTGTCTCTGTGAAAAGGGGCCCTGAGGGGTTTTCTGCTCAAGGTGCTGGTGATGAGTCAGGAAGGGGCTAGAGGAAGTTGAGTGGTGAAACCAGTCTATCTCCTTCAACTCGGGaaggaggccaggctggggaaCTGTATAAAGGTCAGCCTGGCCCCTGCTCAGCTCAGCACTCCACTGGACGCTTCTCTGGCCATCCTTCCTGTGAGTCTGGTGAGTGTTAGCCGGCAGAGCCAGGGTACGGGCCGGGGCTTCCCGCAGGCCAGAGAGCGGTGTCACTCGTGTGCTGGTTCAACTGGCCTACCTGTCCTTCTAGGAAGACTCAGGGCACTATGCTGGGGGCTGGGTGGCATGGCATGAAAACAGAATGGACAGCAGTCCCCTCCTGTCTCATGTGTTCTTGGGACCATATTTTAGAGCATAtgggggccaggggtggggagagagagagagggctgaGATGGGGATTAGGGAGGCGGGGAGAATATGGCCAATTTTTGTCCTAAAACTGCTTGATTTGGGCTGACTGTGATTTTGCCTTCTTTATGGGAACAGAAGGTCCAGGGAAATACTTGTAACTCTTGGCTGTGCTACAGAAGGGAGAAATGCAGGGTGGGGAGCACTGGTATATTTGGAGAACCCgggcagagcagaggcaggagaacCCAGCTTGGGAGTGGGGGCAGCCGTTTCCAGCCGCCTCCCACCACCTCCTCACCCAAAGCCCTGGGGCTGCAGCTGAAGCTCAGGGGTCATGCGAGGAAGCAGCTCTGGGGGCGAGTAGGCCAGTCTGttcatttcacagaggagaaatctgaggcccagaggggctgTGACTTTTCTAGAAGCACATTGTATTTCACTGGGAGGTTTAAGCTGAGAACAAGTCATGTGACTCCAGCTCAGGGCTTGTGCCCTGTCGGCATGGGCCGCTGGCTTCCCAGGACTCAGGAGTCCTCCAGGAGACCTTTCTACTCCTGGCACCTTACCTCTTCCCGGCATAATCCCAGAAGCCGTCTCTCCTCTCTGCCAGTGGAGGTCAGCAGCAGGGGAGAGACAAGGACGGGCAGTGGCGGGAGGTGAGGGGGCATTCAGCCCACCCAGCAGAGCAGCCCTGGAGAGAGCCCTCTTTGGTGGCTCTTGGGAACAAGGGGGTCTCTGGAggtccttcctgcccctcccgaGTTCTATCCTTCACTCTGCTGCTTCTGGGGAATGACAGCCCAGGGTGGGCGGCAGAGTGTCCcaagagaagaggggaagtggaggaaCCAGGTGCTGCTGCATTTCCAGGGCTTCGTCTCCTTCCTTGCCTTCAGTGACCCCTCTTATTCCTTTTGGGCTTTTCAGGTTGACCTAAAGCAACTTCCAAGATGTCGCAGCAATACACTCTGCCAGTgaccctgccccctgccctcagtCAGGAGCCCCTCAAGTCTGTTCCTCCTCCCACTGATATCCAGCAGGAACAAGTGAAGCAGCCAACTCCTCTGCCTGTCCCATGCCTGGAGGTACCCTCTGAGCTCCCAGGGGAGACCCCTTTGGAGCACGGGGAGAAACACACAACTCTTGTGAAGGAGGTACCCGAGCAAGAGTGTGAGCTGCAGCAGAAGGAGCCACAGCAGCCGGAACAGCATCAtgagcagcagcaacaacaagaGTCACAGGAGCAGGAACAGCACGTGGAACAGCAGCAGCAAGAGTCACAGGAGCAGGAACAGCACGTGGAACAGCAGCAGCAAGAGTCACAGGAGCAGGAACAGCACGTGGAACAGCAGCAGCAAGAGTCACAGGAGCAGGAACAGCACGTGGAACAGCAGCAGCAAGAGTCACAGGAGCAAGAACAGCACGTGGAACAGCAGCAGCAAGAGTCACAGGAGCAGGAACAGCATGTGGAACAGCAGCAGCAAGAGTCACAGGAGCAGGAACTGCATCTGGAACAGCAtgtggagcagcagcagcaggagctaCAGGAGCAGGaagtgcagcagcagcagcaacaggcAGAGTGTGGGGAACATCAGGAAGCAGAAGACCCGGAGCAGCAGCTGGAGCAGGAGAAGGCACAAAGGCAGCAGCCGCTAAAGGGAGAGCTGGAACAGGAGAACAATCTCCTGGACCAGCAGCTGGACCAAGAGCGAGCAAAGAAAGATGAgcaactggaaaggaaagaggagCAGCTGCTGGAACACCTGGAGCAGCGCGAGAAGCAGCAGGACCCAGCAGCGCAGCAGGAGGGGCAGCTGAAACAGCCTGTGtttaccccagcccctggccaggaCCAGGAGACCCACCCCGCCCAGCCGCTGAAGGGAGATGTCTTGCTCCCtgaagagcagcagcagcagcagcaggtgtaGTGCCCCCCCCCAAACATAAATCACCACCCCCAGGGGCCCAGAGGCCCCCGGCAATCCCGCACAAGTGAAGAGAGCACCAGAGGCCTCGCTTACCTCAGGTCCTCTGCCTGGTGGCCCGCCTTGTCTGTGAACCTACCCGACCCTGTCCTTCTGCACGTCCTTTGgtagggctggggggaggggacgTTGCCACCCAGCGCCCATCACCCTGAGCCCAGCCCCAACCTCCGGTGGCCAGAGCCTCTGCCTGAGGACAGTTACTACAGCAACTCTGACTGCACCCTCAGTGTGATAGCTGAATCTGTGAGTGTGCACAATGATACAGAATAAATCCTAGAAGTCCTGGGGTCCTGTGTTGTTTGGCTTTTTATCCTCTATTGCTCACCGTATAAAAACCTGTGTGGGGGTCAACGGTTGCAACTGCCTCTCTTGGCCAGCTCCCAAAGGAGGACAGACATTTGACCCCTCTTGAATTCTGCTCCCCAAAGCACTCAATACATTCCACCACTgctaaaaatgaaatcaaaacaacACCAAAACAAAGCAGGGCCGCTTCACTCACACACCTGAGAGCAGCACTTGGCAGTCTTGAAGAGGGCATGGGTTAGTCTGGTTGAGGGGAAGAGGATCTGGTTATCTCAGTTCAGCACCGCCTTACAGTATAACCACCAAATCCAATCCTAACCCAAAGGGGATGGGGCCAAAGGGTGGCCAAAGcgatggggagggagtggggactCCACCTGCATTCTGGTGCCTGCCCAGGTTTTCTCTGTGTAGATTGTCCACATGGTTTCCAAGAGCCTTGCAGACCGCCTACACGGTTATAAAGGAGACTTTAGGGAAGCGAAGAAGCAGAACTGGGCAAGATGGTGAGAGGAGAGACTCCTGGGACTGGTCTCTGATGGGGAAAGTGACAGTGTcactaaaagaagtaaaagttGGTCTA
This genomic interval carries:
- the IVL gene encoding involucrin — protein: MSQQYTLPVTLPPALSQEPLKSVPPPTDIQQEQVKQPTPLPVPCLEVPSELPGETPLEHGEKHTTLVKEVPEQECELQQKEPQQPEQHHEQQQQQESQEQEQHVEQQQQESQEQEQHVEQQQQESQEQEQHVEQQQQESQEQEQHVEQQQQESQEQEQHVEQQQQESQEQEQHVEQQQQESQEQELHLEQHVEQQQQELQEQEVQQQQQQAECGEHQEAEDPEQQLEQEKAQRQQPLKGELEQENNLLDQQLDQERAKKDEQLERKEEQLLEHLEQREKQQDPAAQQEGQLKQPVFTPAPGQDQETHPAQPLKGDVLLPEEQQQQQQV